The following proteins are encoded in a genomic region of Amia ocellicauda isolate fAmiCal2 chromosome 6, fAmiCal2.hap1, whole genome shotgun sequence:
- the bcl9 gene encoding B-cell CLL/lymphoma 9 protein, which produces MLEVQEDRAAHFNKKERVKKERDELKDSRSESRGSAAHRTPRAVPKAHASPHQHLSHPSASLGSPSMHSSNPKVRNSPSANTQSSPKSKQEAMVRSPPVMSPSSAAQMDSKLPNQGKQGGTGGQSQPSPCDPKTLSGSHAPKGPQGTAGSLGLKNGQGLNTGNGAKVKVKRERSTSIDSFEQRDTSTPNNESEQKDSGSRTKRMCVAERRQPYSGNDWCSGGESEEDDPGFYNCNSSDVKPQDSNSLPSSNAGISRSSTPSHNSVGVQNAVSEPTSSQKAPSKVVYVFSTEMANKAADAVVTGHAESIVAYHMKNISNSKTEKTHLPMNNQLGPGRNEQKAHQQQAPPLQQQQSSHPPEQNHQQASKAQPSQQQPQPQQQASKPGNLPQDSAGGMDNKSLPSSSPRNATPQDNTNPSSTPGSQSACTPGPQSGFPSLETKGDSKMTPQQQQQQHHQQLANEIISSMGDNPEGLSQEQLEHRERSLQTLRDIQRMLFPDEKDFALKDISAMGQGNTGAPPQNANMMEGVPKKTDQGPLQAMIAQSQSLGKPPGSRPEGPPFGQPGHRDMPFSPDELGHPSGPPMNSHPGPEHSDHMTPEQMAWLKLQQEFYEEKKRKQEQVQHRPMTDMMLHQHGPRAMMRGPPPPYMNPGEVWGPGGPEPFGDQMNMPPRGMPPHPMQRMPGFPGMINPDMDGGPNPMPRPGMNWPDDMPKMGDGRGFPPVQAVFGGPGGRVERFPNPQAVQEGMFQHQMQDKQQIGMPPGMVMDNVRGPPMDMNRMMGNQRPMDPGSNNGGGVMFPRMPGDGPMSPSRMEFVKGPGRDMEFGMGPGSMSMKEMNLNVNMGSNPQIMASKMREPPMNLSPEEIMKMRQGGGGPPENVGPQQKMLQGHQFSDQPQEFMGPNRHFPGMPPGPGNMRGPRGEQPFGPEQRTNAGGNARLSHMPPLPLNQPPNSGNLSSGPPPNQRNLGRKPSDLSVSAGPVNSPNVNPLKSPTLRQVQSPMLGSPSTNLKSPQTPSQLAGMLTGQSAAAAAAAAAAAAASIKSPPIMGSAAASPVHLKSPSLPAPSPGWTSSPKPPMQSPGIPQNNKPSLSMTSPNMMGSIEQGGSGPPSAPPPNSSSGPPGSMNLPGSLPSGSPYAMPPEPTLSQNPLSIMMSRMSKFAMPSSTPLYHDAIKTVASSDDDSPPARSPNLPSMNNMPGMGVNHHSNHPRMMAPNSSGHMPSLSPMGMNTMGSQPLSHGLPNQMPSPNPMGPNIPPHSGPMGPGMMPHGMMMPPVSQDPGMGNPQMIPQGRMGFPHRQQGFPSVQSPPQQVPFPHNSPGPGGVQGGFPHGMGFPGEGGPLSRLGNMPQGPGGEPGICKPNAPGGQEPFGSMPSVFTDPDLQEVIRPGASGIPEFDLSRIIPSEKPSQTLQYFPRGEAPGSKPPHPSGPVPGFPQMQGMMGEPNPRMGLPMPGMGGPGPGHMGPQDMPMGNPGHNPMRPPGFMPQGMMGPQHRIMSPAQTGMPGQPGMMGGPGMMSGKERGPGVLYNHPGPVGSPNMMMSLHGMGGPQQTMMMPPQMRPRGMAADVGMGFNPGPGNPGNIMF; this is translated from the exons ATGCTGGAAGTGCAAGAAGACAGAGCAGCACACTTCAACAAGAAAGAGCGAgtgaagaaggagagagacgaGCTGAAGGACAGCCGCAGCGAGAGCCGAGGCAGTGCAGCCCACAGGACCCCCCGCGCCGTGCCCAAGGCCCACGCCAGCCCACACCAGCACTTGAGTCACCCCTCAGCCTCCTTGGGATCTCCGTCAATGCATTCCAGTAACCCCAAAGTGAGGAATTCCCCATCGGCAAACACACAGAG cagtCCAAAATCCAAACAGGAGGCCATGGTGCGGTCACCCCCTGTGATGTCGCCTTCTAGTGCAGCCCAAATGGACTCCAAACTGCCAAATCAGGGAAAGCAAGGTGGCACTGGTGGCCAGTCTCAGCCTTCCCCATGTGACCCCAAGACACTAAGTGGCAGCCATGCCCCTAAGGGGCCACAAGGTACAGCAGGCAGCCTGGGACTTAAAAATGGACAGGGCCTCAATACAGGCAATGGGGCAAAGGTGAAAGTGAAGAGGGAGAGAAGCACTTCGATTGACTCATTTGAGCAACGGGACACCAGTACGCCCAACAACGAGTCTGAGCAGAAAG ATTCAGGCAGCCGGACAAAGCGGATGTGTGTAGCGGAAAGACGTCAGCCGTACAGTGGCAACGACTGGTGTTCGGGGGGCGAAAGTGAAGAAGACGATCCAGGCTTCTACA actGTAATTCCAGTGATGTGAAGCCTCAGGATTCGAACTCCCTCCCTTCTTCCAATGCTGGAATCAGCAGATCTTCCACACCTTCTCACAATTCTGTGGGGGTACAGAATGCGGTATCAGAACCTACAAGCAGCCAAAAGGCTCCATCAAAAGTTGTTTACGTCTTTTCCACTGAGATGGCCAACAA GGCGGCTGATGCTGTTGTGACGGGCCATGCAGAATCCATTGTTGCCTACCATATGAAGAATATCTCCAACAGCAAGACCGAGAAGACCCACCTGCCTATG AACAATCAGTTAGGTCCTGGTCGAAATGAGCAGAAGGCCCACCAGCAGCAAGcaccaccactgcagcagcaACAGTCATCTCATCCGCCAGAGCAAAACCATCAACAGGCATCCAAAGCACAGCCCAGCCAACAGCAACCCCAACCTCAGCAGCAAGCGTCTAAACCTGGAAACTTGCCACAGGACAGTGCAGGGGGCATGGACAATAAAAGCCTGCCAAGCAGTAGTCCCAGAAACGCCACTCCCCAAGACAACACTAATCCCAGCAGTACGCCTGGTAGCCAGTCTGCCTGCACCCCTGGGCCCCAGTCAGGCTTCCCCTCCCTAGAAACCAAGGGGGATTCCAAAATGACaccacagcaacagcagcagcagcatcaccAGCAGCTGGCTAATGAAATTATATCCAGCATGGGCGATAACCCTGAGGGCCTTTCCCAGGAGCAGTTGGAGCACAGGGAACGTTCCCTACAGACTTTGCGGGATATCCAGCGTATGCTTTTCCCAGACGAGAAAGATTTTGCTTTGAAGGATATTTCAGCCATGGGACAAGGCAACACTGGGGCTCCTCCCCAGAATGCAAACATGATGGAAGGCGTACCCAAAAAAACAGATCAAGGACCCCTCCAAGCTATGATTGCCCAGTCACAAAGCCTTGGCAAGCCGCCTGGTTCAAGGCCAGAAGGACCTCCGTTTGGGCAGCCAGGCCATAGGGACATGCCCTTCTCTCCTGATGAGTTGGGGCACCCGTCTGGGCCACCCATGAATTCACACCCAGGGCCAGAGCACTCGGATCACATGACACCAGAGCAAATGGCCTGGCTAAAGTTGCAGCAGGAATTCTATgaggagaaaaagagaaagcagGAACAGGTGCAGCATAGACCCATGACAGACATGATGCTTCATCAGCATGGTCCCAGAGCCATGATGAGGGGTCCCCCACCTCCGTATATGAACCCTGGGGAGGTCTGGGGACCTGGTGGGCCTGAACCCTTTGGTGACCAAATGAACATGCCACCAAGAGGCATGCCCCCTCACCCAATGCAGAGAATGCCAGGATTCCCTGGAATGATCAATCCTGACATGGATGGTGGCCCAAATCCCATGCCCAGACCTGGCATGAACTGGCCAGATGACATGCCCAAGATGGGGGATGGAAGAGGCTTCCCTCCGGTCCAAGCCGTATTTGGAGGTCCAGGAGGCCGAGTTGAGAGATTCCCTAACCCCCAGGCAGTGCAGGAAGGAATGTTCCAGCATCAGATGCAAGATAAACAGCAAATAGGTATGCCACCAGGAATGGTTATGGACAATGTGCGAGGACCACCCATGGACATGAACCGGATGATGGGGAACCAAAGACCCATGGATCCTGGCAGTAACAATGGAGGCGGCGTCATGTTCCCCAGAATGCCGGGAGATGGCCCGATGAGCCCTTCTAGGATGGAGTTTGTCAAAGGTCCAGGGAGGGATATGGAGTTTGGTATGGGGCCTGGAAGTATGAGCATGAAAGAGATGAACCTCAATGTCAACATGGGTTCAAACCCCCAAATAATGGCTTCCAAGATGCGAGAGCCACCCATGAACCTGAGTCCTGAGGAAATTATGAAAATGCGACAAGGCGGTGGAGGACCACCTGAGAATGTAGGCCCCCAGCAAAAGATGCTTCAAGGACACCAGTTTTCTGACCAGCCACAGGAATTCATGGGGCCCAACCGTCACTTCCCAGGAATGCCCCCAGGGCCAGGCAACATGAGGGGGCCTCGGGGAGAGCAGCCTTTCGGGCCTGAGCAAAGGACTAATGCTGGAGGCAATGCCAGGCTCAGTCATATGCCACCACTACCTCTAAATCAGCCCCCCAATTCTGGCAATCTCAGTTCAGGCCCACCTCCCAACCAGAGGAACCTGGGACGGAAGCCTTCAGACTTGAGCGTCTCAGCCGGGCCTGTCAACTCACCCAATGTCAACCCCTTAAAGTCACCCACACTGAGGCAGGTGCAGTCTCCCATGCTAGGCTCCCCCTCTACCAACCTGAAGTCACCGCAGACTCCCTCTCAGCTGGCCGGAATGCTCACTGGTCAgtcggctgctgctgctgccgctgcgGCGGCGGCGGCTGCTGCCTCCATCAAATCCCCTCCCATCATGGGCTCTGCCGCCGCTTCTCCCGTCCACCTCAAGTCACCATCTCTCCCTGCACCTTCTCCAGGATGGACGTCCTCTCCTAAGCCTCCGATGCAAAGCCCCGGCATCCCCCAGAATAACAAGCCCTCACTAAGCATGACTTCTCCAAACATGATGGGTAGCATAGAACAAG GTGGAAGTGGACCCCCCTCAGCGCCACCTCCCAACAGCTCCTCTGGGCCGCCTGGTTCTATGAATCTTCCTGGAAGTCTTCCGTCCGGCAGCCCCTACGCCATGCCACCCGAGCCCACCTTGTCCCAGAACCCCCTGTCTATCATGATGTCCCGTATGTCCAAGTTTGCCATGCCCAGCTCCACCCCCCTCTACCATGATGCCATCAAGACAGTCGCCAGCTCGGATGACGATTCACCGCCTGCCCGCTCGCCCAACTTGCCATCCATGAACAACATGCCTG gAATGGGAGTAAATCACCACTCGAACCACCCTCGCATGATGGCTCCAAACTCTTCAGGGCACATGCCCTCTCTCAGCCCCATGGGGATGAACACAATGGGGTCCCAGCCACTCTCACATGGCCTCCCAAATCAGATGCCATCACCAAACCCAATGGGGCCCAACATCCCTCCACACTCCGGACCCATGGGCCCTGGCATGATGCCACATGGTATGATGATGCCTCCTGTTTCTCAAGATCCTGGGATGGGTAACCCCCAGATGATACCTCAAGGTCGAATGGGCTTTCCTCACAGGCAACAGGGTTTCCCTTCAGTGCAATCTCCCCCACAGCAAGTCCCCTTCCCTCACAACAGCCCAGGCCCAGGCGGGGTTCAGGGGGGTTTCCCTCACGGAATGGGCTTTCCAGGCGAAGGGGGGCCCCTTAGTCGGCTCGGCAACATGCCCCAAGGCCCTGGTGGTGAACCAGGGATCTGTAAACCGAATGCCCCAGGTGGTCAAGAGCCCTTCGGCAGCATGCCCTCCGTTTTCACTGACCCCGACCTGCAGGAGGTCATCCGACCTGGTGCTTCAGGAATCCCTGAGTTTGACTTATCACGGATCATCCCTTCTGAGAAGCCCAGCCAGACACTGCAGTACTTCCCACGAGGAGAAGCTCCAGGCAgcaaacccccccacccctcaggCCCCGTACCAGGCTTCCCTCAGATGCAGGGGATGATGGGGGAGCCAAACCCCAGAATGGGACTTCCCATGCCAGGCATGGGGGGACCTGGACCAGGCCACATGGGCCCTCAGGACATGCCCATGGGCAATCCAGGCCATAACCCAATGCGGCCGCCTGGCTTCATGCCTCAAGGCATGATGGGACCTCAGCATCGAATCATGTCCCCGGCACAGACTGGTATGCCTGGGCAGCCTGGTATGATGGGTGGCCCGGGAATGATGTCAGGCAAGGAGCGAGGGCCAGGTGTTCTTTATAACCACCCGGGACCGGTGGGGTCTCCTAATATGATGATGTCTCTACATGGTATGGGTGGCCCACAGCAAACTATGATGATGCCACCTCAGATGAGGCCGAGAGGCATGGCAGCAGATGTGGGAATGGGTTTCAATCCCGGGCCAGGAAACCCGGGGAATATAATGTTCTAA